A stretch of Aspergillus nidulans FGSC A4 chromosome VI DNA encodes these proteins:
- a CDS encoding adenine phosphoribosyltransferase APT1 (transcript_id=CADANIAT00009532), translated as MSQHTASTSPDASSTTQVAGHPSSATSRAAELASLKVKLRGALRQFPDFPSPGILFEDILPIFSDHSTHEALVRCLELHILETLADEKPDVIVGLEARGFLMGPSLALKLGAGFVPVRKRGKLPGPCETQGYEKEYGQDFFQMQSDAIKPGQKVIVIDDIIATGGSAYAAGELIKKMGGNVLGFVFLLELEFLHGRDKLSAPVHTLLTGQETKA; from the exons ATGTCCCAACATACCGCTTCCACATCCCCCGatgcctcctccaccacccaAGTCGCCGGACACCCCTCCTCCGCTACCTCCCGCGCCGCCGAACTCGCCAGTCTTAAGGTAAAGCTGCGCGGTGCGCTGCGCCAGTTTCCTGACTTCCCGTCCCCCGGCATCCTCTTCGAAGATATCcttcccatcttctccgATCACTCCACCCACGAAGCCCTCGTTCGCTGCCTTGAGCTCCACATCCTAGAAACTCTTGCGGATGAGAAGCCCGATGTTATCGTCGGCCTAGAGGCCCGAGGATTCCTCATGGGCCCTAGCCTCGCTCTAAAACTCGGCGCCGGTTTTGTCCCTGTTCGCAAGCGGGGCAAGCTTCCGGGTCCATGCGAGACGCAGGGCTACGAGAAGGAATATGGTCAGGACTTCTTCCAGATGCAGTCCGATGCTATCAAGCCTGGCCAGAAGGTGATCGTGATTGACGATATCATCGCAACAG GCGGCTCGGCTTACGCAGCGGGAGAGCTCATTAAGAAAATGGGTGGTAATGTGCTGGGATTTGTCTTCTTGCTCGAACTGGAATTCCTTCACGGCCGGGACAAGCTGTCTGCGCCCGTTCACACCCTGCTCACTGGCCAGGAAACGAAAGCGTAA
- a CDS encoding uncharacterized protein (transcript_id=CADANIAT00009534) has protein sequence MVVYLPEKDYEFPNIDLLTLLFESPIPHSTESTVLHAEAADPSNATTKAQTRLLTRQIAYILRNHFGVGSQGAGKDVIVGVSEGQVLLPSVFYGVIAAGGVWSAASSTATPPELERQIRQGNSRLLITGPGCKDVVLKAAKAAGVPQSRVLILRSAGHERVFENSATGQNYLDGLKPSEVLDWERITDPKKLEDSLICLLYSSGTTGVPKGVNISHTNMVTEALIPLYYDLEYIAKRRATDPTYEHPYRTLAHLPTAHVAGCQGYFANPAVAGGTVFWMPKFDFQKFLGYNKKLEITSFFSVPPIYLLIAQSPDVTDQFKSLRRAYSGAAPMGADLQTKAQKKLGCLINQTWGLSETTGSTTGSVSRLWPNMRLRIVDEDGKDVEEGKEGEFLVKGPVVTKGYYGNPQATKEAFTDDGWFKSGDIGVRRDGLFYIVDRKKELIKYKGLQVAPAELEAHLISHPLIYDAAVIGVPAPDGSGNEVPRAYIVADKAKISEDQVKDFVKSHLAHYKQLRGGVVYLPAIPKSPSGKILRRELRELVKKEAGGSKL, from the exons ATGGTGGTATATCTCCCTGAGAAGGACTATGAATTCCCTAATATCGATTTGTTAACTCTTCTTTTTG AATCGCCCATTCCACATAGCACAGAGAGCACAGTACTTCATGCTGAAGCGGCGGATCCCTCGAACGCAACCACCAAAGCTCAGACGCGTCTTCTCACCCGCCAGATTGCGTACATCTTGCGCAACCACTTCGGTGTTGGGAGCCAAGGCGCAGGGAAGGATGTCATTGTGGGTGTTTCCGAAGGCCAGGTGTTATTACCGTCCGTCTTCTATGGAGTTATAGCAGCTGGTGGTGTGTGGAGTGCCGCTTCCTCAACCGCTACTCCTCCTGAGTTGGAAAGGCAAATCCGTCAGGGAAACAGCCGTTTGCTCATCACAGGCCCAGGGTGCAAGGATGTGGTGTTAAAGGCAGCCAAGGCTGCTGGGGTGCCACAGAGCCGCGTTCTTATTTTGCGAAGTGCAGGCCATGAGCGTGTGTTTGAAAACTCTGCCACGGGACAAAACTATTTAGATGGCTTGAAGCCGTCCGAGGTGCTTGACTGGGAGCGCATCACAGACCCTaagaaactggaagactCGCTTATTTGTTTGCTGTACAGTTCCGGCACGACTGGTGTGCCGAAGGGTGTTAACATCTCGCATACAAACATGGTCACAGAGGCTCTGATCCCCCTCTACTATGACCTCGAGTATATTGCGAAGAGACGAGCGACGGACCCTACCTATGAGCACCCGTACCGCACACTGGCGCACCTTCCGACTGCCCATGTTGCTGGGTGCCAGGGGTACTTTGCGAACCCTGCCGTTGCTGGAGGCACAGTTTTCTGGATGCCAAAGTTCGATTTTCAGAAGTTCCTTGGGTACAACAAAAAGCTGGAAATCACATCGTTTTTTTCTGTGCCTCCAATCTATTTGTTGATCGCTCAGAGCCCGGACGTTACGGACCAGTTCAAGTCATTGCGTCGCGCGTACTCTGGCGCTGCCCCCATGGGAGCGGATCTGCAGACCAAGGCGCAAAAGAAACTTGGATGCCTGATAAACCAGACATGGGGCCTGAGTGAAACGACAGGTAGCACCACAG GTAGTGTGAGTCGTCTATGGCCAAACATGCGTCTGCGTATTGTCGACGAGGACGGCAAGGATGTCGAGGAGGGTAAAGAGGGCGAATTCCTTGTAAAAGGACCCGTGGTTACCAAGGGCTATTATGGGAATCCGCAAGCCACCAAGGAAGCCTTCACCGATGACGGCTGGTTCAAGTCTGGAGACATTGGTGTGCGCCGCGACGGACTGTTCTATATCGTTGATCGAAAGAAG GAACTCATCAAATACAAAGGTCTCCAAGTCGCCCCTGCCGAGCTCGAAGCCCACCTTATCTCGCACCCTCTCATCTACGATGCAGCCGTCATTGGTGTCCCAGCACCTGACGGCTCTGGGAACGAAGTTCCACGCGCATATATCGTTGCGGATAAAGCGAAAATCAGCGAAGACCAGGTCAAGGACTTTGTCAAAAGCCACCTTGCACATTACAAGCAGCTCCGCGGTGGCGTGGTATATCTGCCAGCCATCCCAAAGAGTCCGAGTGGAAAGATCTTGCGCCGCGAACTTCGtgagctggtgaagaaggaggctggcGGTTCCAAGTTGTAA
- a CDS encoding C2 domain protein (transcript_id=CADANIAT00009536) has product MSTASTQSRGVNRRVNSIQNEARHSRNLSLSRRRTVSSSTAYSYALRTAYLAHLLHPRARRVQNAPAPQPRPKRASTSFQDLMSDFSLIRDSKSSRFPHGFISELEKRLTGVLMGKERRKEYQDPLVVRTFAAFLNALKDHTFKKRMEKDRRAEDLVLIFYSNATKELSKGKEPDDDSWRFMVDRHVALFVRLFALILKSNDWAKERPELASRLATLEAKLLSQDQDLMQASGPSAVEVVAPLSYDVKDMPLVQHVARVFNVGLSQVQADIDSHRGVWTEQAALRDLKTYQTHLSLKTGKSLSVDDFEDEEAYEAWKKSEGPDLSQMMLAIMQSNPGLAKNTSGASLPQFNAGAVDQHGEPASTGRPISYVIDQPVDISSLSLNDDTEESDTYTYIPPDPRSVYGTIVAQALSYDLKDHELEATQATSDVPSMKLLSKQSTEMLNEICLRWRIPACSRIVLFLDVVRSKFVDNEIDLDTLDSAFTFVKEMPSSEGKKRNSFVASVLYDRHKWTVNDRLMMRQILSSLHEAILRELYDVMMDCYEAKPRPIGPVMFVLENHIQLDPDYSEDAGDIERFQSYVREGLAEKATEKYQNILGQEVPVEPEEWELDHVIRLCDAITKHSEKIRKRYRKNPEIMGVNPYEILLANTLVIFAEDIHQLLVRIIESEKTRQEELDMNDAFHLYKQLCAVRQLFMNALPDASFPFHIENVLEDFVWRWIRLTDQKVMEWVEQALRQDSFTVPEGNSTSPESRHSVSVIDIFRSFNQVIEQMIQLEWADEFQYAKFMTALSKSIGAAVARYCEAVEKMFAKEMDRLSPDQEAALNQTTQEKLMQFAKEAWSNKEKIEPFQFFPESLVKLNNIEYALTQLDRLEREVNVDGCAEAIARHSPPTLQKVRKSTTYVFTIKVVEAEDLKACDMNGGSDPYVVLNDEFQKRIGKTRIIYNNLNPRWDDTVEITTHGPLNVIATIWDWDAVGDHDYVGRTSIKLDPVHFSDFLPREYWLDLDTQGRLLLRVSMEGERDDIQFYFGKAFRTLKRTERDMTRKITEKLTSYINHCLSRRTLKSLLSRGIGSTVSNFLNRSRAQQSTSAPSSADVENALTPLFDYFNDNFAIMAETLTPEAMKMVMARLWKEVLATIESLLVPPLSDKPSHQKPLTMQEVEIVSRWLVLLLNFFHAPDEETGEAAGVPMDILKSPKYHDIQSLHFFYFEPTENLIRTSERMASATISRQQANKNRASAPPGLGSHASVLAVPGGRRAKSIMHSRNLGTMKKAKAEKWREAQADPNDDMILRILRMRPEAAGYLRDRSRQKERLAAAAAADAIVKQSLMANVGGRMAGTLGRR; this is encoded by the exons ATGTCTACAGCGTCCACTCAATCCCGAGGCGTGAACCGACGGGTAAACAGCATTCAAAATGAAGCTCGTCACTCGCGCAACCTCTCGCTGTCTCGCCGACGTACGGTGagctcctcaacagcctaCTCCTACGCTCTCCGCACTGCGTACCTCGcacatcttcttcacccgCGTGCACGGCGTGTCCAGAATGCGCCGGCTCCTCAACCGCGGCCGAAGCGGGCTTCGACCTCGTTCCAGGATCTCATGAGCGATTTCTCACTTATCCGCGATTCCAAAAGCTCCAGATTCCCTCACGGCTTCATATCAGAGCTCGAAAAGAGGTTAACGGGGGTTCTgatggggaaggagagaagaaaagaatacCAAGACCCACTGGTTGTTCGAACTTTCGCAGCATTTCTCAATGCCTTGAAAGATCACACTTTCAAGAAGCGGATGGAGAAGGACCGGCGCGCAGAGGATCTCGTCCTGATCTTCTATTCCAACGCGACTAAGGAACTTAGTAAGGGCAAAGAACCAGATGATGACAGCTGGAGGTTCATGGTGGATAGACATGTCGCACTCTTCGTTCGGCTCTTCGCACTTATCTTGAAAAGTAACGACTGGGCAAAAGAACGACCGGAGCTTGCAAGTCGATTAGCAACCTTAGAGGCCAAGCTTCtttctcaagatcaagaCCTCATGCAGGCTTCAGGCCCATCTGCCGTCGAAGTAGTAGCGCCCTTGAGCTATGATGTGAAGGACATGCCGCTGGTGCAGCATGTTGCGAGGGTATTCAACGTAGGCCTCTCCCAGGTTCaggctgatattgacagTCATCGGGGGGTGTGGACTGAGCAGGCAGCGCTCCGAGACCTCAagacctaccagacgcaCCTGAGCCTTAAAACTGGGAAATCACTCTCTGTGGATGAttttgaagatgaagaagcataCGAAGCTTGGAAGAAAAGTGAAGGCCCAGACCTTTCGCAGATGATGCTCGCCATAATGCAGTCAAATCCTGGACTCGCCAAAAATACTTCTGGGGCCTCCCTCCCTCAGTTTAATGCAGGAGCAGTTGATCAGCATGGTGAACCAGCGAGCACTGGTCGGCCCATATCGTACGTGATCGACCAGCCTGTGGATATAAGCTCACTATCACTGAACGATGACACGGAAGAATCCGACACGTACACGTACATACCGCCGGATCCGAGATCAGTATATGGCACTATTGTAGCTCAGGCCTTGAGCTATGATTTGAAAGACCACGAGCTCGAGGCTACACAAGCCACGTCGGACGTGCCATCTATGAAACTACTCTCTAAGCAATCTACGGAAATGTTGAATGAGATCTGCCTCCGATGGAGAATTCCCGCGTGCTCGAGGATTGTCCTATTTCTGGACGTTGTACGGTCAAAGTTTGTGGATAATGAGATTGACCTAGACACACTGGACTCAGCGTTCACCTTTGTCAAGGAAATGCCATCTTCTGAAGGCAAAAAGCGCAACAGCTTTGTTGCGTCAGTGCTCTATGATAGGCACAAGTGGACTGTAAATGACAGACTGATGATGCGCCAAATACTTTCCTCCCTTCACGAGGCCATTTTACGAGAGCTGTACGATGTGATGATGGATTGCTATGAGGCCAAACCTCGTCCAATCGGACCGGTTATGTTCGTCTTAGAAAACCATATCCAGCTTGACCCTGATTATTCCGAGGATGCTGGTGACATTGAACGCTTCCAATCATATGTCCGGGAAGGCCTGGCAGAAAAGGCCACGGAGAAGTACCAAAACATTCTGGGACAAGAGGTTCCCGTTGAGCCAGAGGAATGGGAGTTGGATCATGTCATCCGGCTTTGCGACGCTATCACGAAACACTCAGAAAAAATCCGCAAACGCTATCGAAAGAACCCAGAGATCATGGG AGTCAATCCCTACGAGATATTACTAGCAAATACCCTTGTAATATTTGCAGAGGACATTCACCAATTGTTGGTCCGAATTATTGAATCGGAAAAGACGAGGCAGGAAGAGCTCGACATGAACGATGCTTTTCACCTTTACAAACAACTTTGTGCTGTGCGTCAGCTGTTCATGAACGCACTTCCCGA CGCCTCATTCCCATTCCACATCGAAAATGTGCTCGAAGACTTCGTGTGGAGATGGATACGTCTTACTGACCAGAAGGTCATGGAATGGGTCGAGCAAGCACTGCGACAAGACAGCTTCACGGTTCCTGAGGGTAACTCGACATCTCCGGAGTCCAGGCATAGTGTATCTGTGATTGATATATTTCGCTCGTTCAATCAAGTCATAGAGCAGATGATACAACTCGAATGGGCCGACGAGTTCCAGTATGCGAAGTTTATGACTGCCTTATCCAAGTCCATTGGTGCAGCTGTGGCCAGATACTGTGAGGCCGTGGAAAAAATGTTTGCAAAGGAAATGGATCGGCTTTCACCAGACCAGGAGGCTGCTCTGAATCAGACAACACAGGAAAAACTGATGCAGTTTGCAAAGGAGGCGTGGAGcaacaaagagaaaattGAGCCATTCCAGTTCTTTCCCGAG TCCTTAGTTAAGCTGAACAACATAGAATACGCCCTTACGCAACTCGACAGGCTCGAGCGCGAGGTGAACGTTGATGGCTGTGCGGAAGCAATCGCCCGACATAGCCCTCCAACACTTCAGAAAGTACGCAAGTCGACAACTTATGTCTTCACGATAAAGGTTGTGGAAGCAGAGGATCTCAAGGCTTGCGACATGAACGGAGGCAGTGACCCGTACGTCGTTTTGAACGATGAGTTTCAGAAGCGGATTGGGAAGACGCGCATCATCTacaacaacctcaaccccagGTGGGATGATACAGTGGAAATTACCACCCATGGTCCTTTGAATGTCATTGCCACaatctgggactgggatgcAGTAGGCGATCATGATTATGTCGGCCGTACGTCGATCAAACTTGACCCTGTCCACTTCAGTGATTTCCTACCGAGAGAGTACTGGTTGGACTTGGATACACAAGGCAGACTCTTACTTAGGGTGAGCATGGAGGGAGAGCGTGACGATATTCAGTTCTATTTTGGTAAAGCATTCCGAACTTTAAAGCGAACGGAAAGAGATATGACGCGGAAGATCACCGAGAAG CTCACCTCATATATCAACCATTGCCTGTCTCGGCGGACTCTGAAGTCATTACTATCGCGAGGAATAGGCTCTACTGTGTCTAACTTCCTGAACCGCAGCCGCGCTCAACAATCTACTTCTGCACCGTCAAGCGCAGATGTTGAGAACGCATTAACACCTCTGTTCGATTACTTCAACGACAACTTTGCAATCATGGCTGAAACCCTTACTCCCGAGGCCATGAAAATGGTCATGGCTCGCCTATGGAAAGAGGTCCTTGCTACTATCGAGAGCTTGCTTGTGCCTCCCCTTTCAGACAAACCATCACACCAGAAACCTCTTACCATGCAAGAGGTTGAAATCGTCTCCCGTTGGCTCGTGCTTCTTCTGAATTTCTTCCACGCACCGGACGAAGAAACGGGTGAAGCGGCTGGTGTACCTATGGACATTCTCAAGTCGCCGAAATACCACGACATCCAGAGCCTGCACTTTTTCTATTTTGAACCTACGGAGAACCTCATTCGCACATCGGAGCGAATGGCCTCTGCAACGATTTCCCGGCAGCAAGCCAACAAGAATAGAGCCTCCGCCCCCCCTGGCCTGGGAAGTCATGCTAGTGTGCTTGCAGTTCCGGGTGGACGGCGTGCCAAGAGTATCATGCACTCGCGGAATCTAGGTACGATGAAAAAGGCAAAGGCGGAGAAATGGCGTGAAGCGCAGGCGGATCCAAACGACGACATGATCTTGCGAATTCTCCGGATGCGTCctgaagctgctggatatctTCGTGATCGCAGTCGCCAGAAAGAAcggcttgctgctgctgcggcagCGGATGCTATCGTCAAGCAAAGCCTCATGGCTAATGTTGGTGGGCGAATGGCTGGCACACTGGGACGTCGATGA
- a CDS encoding uncharacterized protein (transcript_id=CADANIAT00009535): MLRASFRLVTVSHSLLSPSIRPRISPRVRLPFQTAAMSDLTNIFTPNACPPVGPYSQAVKANGQIFLSGQIPADKNGNLVEGDIRTKTQACCDNIKAILDAAGSSVDKIIRVNVFLDDMSNFAEMNAQYEKFFTHKPARSCIAAKQLPKGVPVEIECIALA; the protein is encoded by the exons ATGCTCAGAGCTTCATTTCGTCTGGTAACTGtctctcattctcttctATCGCCCTCGATCCGTCCTCGTATTTCACCTCGCGTTCGATTGCCTTTTCAGACAGCCGCAATGTCTGACCTCACTAACATCTTTACTCCCAACGCTTGCCCTC CTGTTGGCCCCTAT TCCCAAGCCGTTAAGGCCAACGGCCAGATCTTTCTCTCAGGCCAGATTCCCGCAGACAAGAACGGCAACCTTGTCGAAGGTGACATCAGGACTAAGACTCAGGCTTGCTGTGACAACATCAAGGCTATCctggatgctgctggctcaTCTGTTGACAAGATCATCCGTGTCAAT GTCTTCCTCGATGACATGTCCAACTTTGCGGAGATGAACGCTCAGTATGAGAAGTTCTTCACTCACAAACCCGCCCGATCTTGCATTGCTGCCAAGCAGCTGCCCAAGGGCGTCCCAGTTGAGATTGAGTGCATCGCTCTTGCGTAA
- a CDS encoding uncharacterized protein (transcript_id=CADANIAT00009537), whose translation MLAQRLLSRRLPQVALRSTVPRASFSQVRALKAAENDDPLMNGGYQNPPRIKRQFRDPNADWWDKQERRNFGEPVHEENEILGVFSPEQYTHVTARKGLLQLGAFVVTFLGLCGAVSLFYPDKPSAPRTFPDGLEKELGGPNALPVGYDPRN comes from the exons ATGCTCGCTCAACGTCTTTTGTCGCGGCGCCTGCCCCAGGTTGCCCTTCGATCTACCGTCCCCCGCGCTTCATTCTCACAAGTTCGTGCCCTAAAGGCTGCCGAGAACGATGACCCTTTGATG AATGGCGGCTACCAGAACCCTCCCCGAATTAAGCGCCAGTTCAGAGACCCCAATGCCGACTGGTGGGACAagcaggagaggaggaatTTCGGCGAGCCAGTTCACGAGGAGAATGAAATTCTAGGTGTCTTCAGTCCCGAGCAATATACTCATGTGACTGCTCGCAAAGGTCTGTTGCAGCTTGGTGCTTTCGTTGTGACATTCCTCGGGCTCTGTGGCGCCGTGAGCCTCTTCTACCCTGACAAGCCTTCCGCTCCTAGGACGTTCCCCGACGGTCTTGAGAAGGAGCTCGGAGGCCCAAATGCTCTTCCGGTGGGTTACGATCCTCGTAACTAA
- a CDS encoding uncharacterized protein (transcript_id=CADANIAT00009533) — MSPAPHAADSQPDRQLKILARAFEALLLTTQQLSFKQKLFQQRLEYAHDEYLKLAGRTPQGIDPHTKIVAEKILARHIDLDNPSDQSLSSVDVVKDLSKSGNVGDSSLAVITEGVGIYKSFLSPDNDGSTGVVATRAGSLERDFTTKGTRGSLRCPFSKPHNLSSENGVNGIETALPSQNGDTCGFQQLDPIKEEQMERQSSQAPSASVRSSNRCPASRCPIRFLDQHSPEEIADYVERHKHEIPRSHAICVKRYSNSSRQLDAKYGDLTNMIRGLSEKHQAFLPGRRSSQTASSSAERVEKWAEEVKPQPPADRDEVIENDEERKGHFDRPLREVRVGESPSRPWGIHVPIPPPAMEPTTHAPATMERSTDKPLDNVATSAAKGRCPFGHGGGVPPPNHPAIETDTAPKEPITTPDATSTNEDKATEVKNPPNLSTASIVFNGPVFFGFSPEQTAEFMQELATWGHNKS; from the exons ATGTCTCCTGCTCCTCACGCTGCCGATTCGCAGCCAGACCGACAGTTGAAAATCCTGGCTCGAGCTTTCGAAGCTCTACTGCTGACCACACAACAACTCAGCTTCAAACAGAAACTCTTCCAACAAAGGCTGGAATATGCCCATGATGAG TATCTCAAGCTAGCAGGCCGAACTCCGCAAGGAATCGATCCGCACACGAAGATTGTCGCAGAGAAGATCCTGGCTCGCCATATTGACCTTGACAATCCTTCAGATCAAAGCCTAAGTTCAGTGGATGTAGTAAAAGATCTTTCAAAGTCTGGAAACGTAGGAGATTCAAGTCTTGCTGTCATAACAGAGGGGGTGGGGATATACAAATCGTTCCTCAGCCCTGATAATGATGGATCAACTGGCGTGGTTGCAACAAGAGCTGGCTCGCTAGAAAGAGACTTTACCACCAAGGGCACGCGTGGAAGTCTGCGCTGCCCTTTTTCAAAACCTCATAATTTGTCCTCTGAAAATGGGGTCAACGGGATCGAAACAGCATTGCCATCCCAGAACGGCGATACATGCGGTTTCCAACAGTTAGATCCCATCAAAGAGGAACAGATGGAGAGGCAGTCGAgtcaagctccttctgcgAGTGTGCGCTCTTCGAATCGCTGCCCTGCCTCTCGCTGTCCTATTAGGTTCCTAGACCAGCATAGTCCGGAAGAAATTGCCGACTATGTTGAACGGCACAAGCATGAGATTCCCAGAAGTCATGCGATATGCGTCAAACGGTATTCCAATAGCTCCCGCCAGCTGGATGCAAAGTATGGCGACCTCACCAACATGATCCGAGGTTTGTCAGAGAAACATCAAGCCTTCCTCCCTGGCCGTCGCAGCTCGCAAACCGCTAGCTCCTCAGCAGAGCGCGTGGAGAAATGGGCGGAGGAGGTCAAACCGCAGCCTCCAGCTGATAGAGATGAAGTCATCGAGAACGACGAGGAACGAAAGGGCCACTTCGACCGGCCTCTACGAGAAGTCCGCGTTGGAGAATCACCGAGCAGGCCTTGGGGGATTCACGTTCCTAttccaccaccagcaatgGAACCTACTACGCATGCGCCGGCAACCATGGAACGGTCGACGGATAAACCGCTTGATAATGTTGCAACAAGTGCCGCCAAGGGTCGTTGCCCGTTCGGTCACGGCGGAGGCGTGCCTCCTCCAAACCACCCAGCCATAGAAACAGATACGGCTCCTAAAGAGCCTATTACGACGCCCGACGCCACGAGCACGAACGAAGACAAGGCGACTGAAGTTAAGAATCCTCCAAATCTTTCGACAGCCAGCATCGTGTTCAATGGGCCAGTATTTTTCGGGTTCTCCCCAGAACAGACTGCGGAGTTCATGCAAGAGCTGGCCACTTGGGGCCACAACAAATCATGA